One Eubacteriales bacterium mix99 genomic window carries:
- a CDS encoding sugar ABC transporter ATP-binding protein — protein sequence MQQRIVELSHINKSFPGVKALDDVSFDLNVGEVMALIGENGAGKSTLMKILSGVYQPDSGEIKVFGSTVEGLTPKKVQELGIAIIHQELNMCTHLTVAENIFLGREKTKGMVLSASEMNREARNILERLGMDIDPETVIGDLAVSKQQMVEIAKALSTNARILIMDEPTSALTSREISDLFAIIRKLRDSGCGIVYISHRLEELQHIADRVSIMRDGRRITTGDFSSFTMDSIIAGMVGRQIKEKFPKVQCEIGKTILKVEKLNAGRMVRDISFELHEGEIVGVAGLMGAGRTEMTRVIFGADARESGQLFLNGQPVEIHCPQDAIRAGIVLVPEDRKRDGLCTRLSIRDNVALPNLDILCSRLGAVHRRKERRMVRQTQKGLTIKMHDIEADAGSLSGGNQQKLVLGKWLARNSRVVMFDEPTRGIDVAAKVEIYHLMNELKKDGIGVLFVSSEMQEIMGVADRILVMCDGRMTGELFPESSTQNEILECATRFESKFQKVDSAYTSEGA from the coding sequence ATGCAGCAGAGGATTGTGGAGCTTTCCCACATCAACAAATCGTTTCCTGGTGTAAAGGCACTGGATGATGTTTCATTTGATCTGAATGTGGGCGAAGTGATGGCCCTGATCGGGGAAAATGGTGCAGGAAAATCCACTTTGATGAAAATTCTCAGCGGCGTATATCAGCCGGATTCCGGGGAAATAAAGGTTTTTGGCAGCACCGTTGAAGGTCTCACGCCCAAAAAGGTGCAGGAGCTGGGCATTGCCATCATACACCAGGAATTGAACATGTGTACGCATTTAACCGTTGCGGAGAATATTTTTCTGGGACGGGAAAAGACAAAGGGCATGGTGTTGTCTGCAAGTGAAATGAACCGGGAAGCAAGGAACATTCTGGAACGTCTCGGCATGGATATCGATCCGGAAACCGTTATCGGAGATCTTGCCGTTTCCAAACAGCAGATGGTGGAAATCGCGAAAGCGCTTTCTACCAATGCGCGCATCCTGATTATGGATGAGCCCACCTCCGCACTCACTTCAAGGGAAATAAGCGATTTGTTTGCCATCATCCGAAAGCTGCGTGATTCCGGCTGTGGCATTGTTTATATCTCCCATCGGCTGGAAGAACTGCAGCATATTGCGGACCGTGTGTCGATTATGAGGGATGGGAGACGGATTACAACCGGGGATTTTTCCTCCTTTACCATGGACAGCATAATCGCCGGCATGGTCGGTCGGCAAATAAAGGAAAAGTTTCCAAAAGTACAATGTGAAATCGGCAAAACCATACTGAAGGTGGAGAAACTGAACGCCGGCAGAATGGTCCGGGACATCAGTTTTGAACTGCATGAAGGGGAAATTGTCGGAGTAGCCGGTCTGATGGGGGCGGGCCGAACCGAAATGACCCGGGTAATTTTCGGAGCCGATGCCCGGGAATCCGGTCAGCTATTTTTAAATGGACAGCCGGTGGAAATCCACTGTCCACAGGATGCAATCCGCGCCGGGATTGTTTTGGTTCCGGAAGACCGCAAACGGGATGGCCTTTGCACCAGACTTTCCATTCGGGATAATGTTGCACTGCCAAACCTGGATATTCTGTGCAGCAGGCTGGGTGCTGTTCACCGCAGGAAGGAACGGAGAATGGTCCGGCAGACACAGAAGGGCCTGACCATAAAAATGCATGACATTGAGGCAGATGCCGGAAGCCTTTCCGGCGGCAATCAGCAGAAACTGGTACTGGGCAAATGGCTGGCCCGAAATTCCCGGGTGGTGATGTTTGATGAGCCGACCCGGGGCATTGATGTTGCAGCGAAGGTTGAGATTTATCATCTGATGAATGAGCTCAAGAAAGATGGGATAGGGGTGTTGTTTGTTTCCTCTGAAATGCAGGAAATCATGGGAGTTGCGGACCGTATCCTTGTCATGTGCGACGGGCGGATGACCGGCGAACTTTTTCCGGAAAGCAGTACCCAAAATGAAATTCTGGAGTGTGCCACCCGATTTGAGAGCAAATTTCAAAAGGTCGATTCTGCCTACACATCGGAAGGAGCATGA
- a CDS encoding ABC transporter substrate-binding protein, whose translation MKKVIWKKSLALLTVAAMLLFAAACSSDSGKSASGSKVTPKPSESESPGKKGSDGDGEKYRIYLISMDQMDQHWVNMDKGAKKAVEELGNVDYKWTAPDVKDDAKQIECINNAVADGADAVLLAANGPDAAVSALREAESAGVKIVYVDSPANLPAVKTFCTDNKAAGATAAEQLLAALKEKSITSGKIGIIGVNAATQSTVDRESGFRSAFEGSDFELLETQYSEGDAAQSKDIATNYIAQDCVGIFGTNEGSTVGTGNAIKEAGGEAIGVGFDQSDTILGLVRDGSLLCVMAQNPDKMGYEGVKAAVAALDGSDEGDGSTVDTGVTVLAKGDI comes from the coding sequence ATGAAAAAAGTCATTTGGAAAAAGTCCCTTGCTTTACTGACCGTAGCTGCGATGTTGCTGTTTGCAGCTGCCTGCAGCAGTGATTCCGGGAAATCTGCTTCCGGCAGCAAGGTAACGCCAAAGCCATCGGAAAGCGAGAGCCCGGGTAAAAAGGGTTCGGATGGGGACGGAGAAAAATACCGGATTTATTTGATTTCGATGGATCAGATGGATCAGCATTGGGTCAATATGGATAAGGGAGCAAAGAAGGCAGTGGAGGAGCTGGGAAATGTTGATTACAAATGGACTGCGCCGGATGTAAAGGATGATGCCAAGCAAATCGAATGCATCAATAATGCGGTTGCGGACGGCGCGGACGCTGTTCTGCTGGCTGCCAACGGCCCGGACGCAGCTGTTTCGGCTTTGAGGGAAGCAGAATCCGCAGGCGTAAAAATTGTCTATGTGGATTCTCCGGCCAATCTGCCAGCCGTAAAAACCTTTTGTACCGATAACAAGGCGGCCGGAGCAACTGCAGCAGAACAGCTGCTTGCTGCTCTGAAGGAAAAAAGCATAACTTCCGGAAAGATCGGCATTATCGGAGTCAACGCTGCTACCCAGTCCACGGTGGACCGTGAGAGCGGATTCCGCTCCGCTTTTGAGGGAAGTGACTTCGAACTCCTGGAAACGCAGTACAGTGAAGGCGATGCCGCTCAGTCCAAGGATATTGCCACCAACTACATTGCTCAGGACTGCGTCGGGATTTTCGGGACCAATGAAGGCAGCACGGTCGGCACGGGCAATGCAATCAAGGAAGCAGGCGGAGAAGCCATCGGTGTTGGATTTGATCAATCGGATACGATTCTTGGCCTGGTCCGGGATGGTTCCCTTCTCTGTGTGATGGCTCAGAATCCGGACAAAATGGGTTATGAAGGGGTGAAAGCTGCCGTTGCCGCATTGGATGGCAGCGATGAAGGGGACGGCTCCACAGTGGATACCGGCGTTACTGTTTTAGCAAAAGGCGATATTTGA
- a CDS encoding response regulator yields MGTVIKVVVADDEEKVCQLICNLVDWPAFDMQIVGTAHNGLEALELVERLLPDLMVTDIRMPGCDGLDLIRRAKQLYDRLEFIIISGYGHFEYAQTAIKYGVGEYLLKPVKQEELASSLKKMQDHYRRRTEQLTQEEQLKLRLQSDRDRLRSGLFTDLLLSRNTDPRALQLERINQNYHYALRPGCYETVAVKADGSCGRLTPEAIEVLGEKVLHILRTLLSPFCMESEFYYQGTRAWGILNYLPEKRQTVRRQFKAALDEMTARMDLFPGQFSIGLGKVVETTGGLAQSMDSACHALDERLVEGVGKLLYAPPEDHPFLRHRSLLARTVHEMEEGLEIMDPRSVVDAVRRMGERLFNCGSTTGGDVLYLANEVCSSYVLFLRGLPCELPDTDGFVNDFQVRTEDCASARAVWEELCTAIRSSMEELISLRQQGNIRPIRMARQYIREHASEPLTLEEVSGVAGFNPSYFSTLFKKETGQNFVEYLSQVRMDRAKELLKESNLSIAKICEQVGYADLKHFTKNFRKNTGIRPSEFRKLYS; encoded by the coding sequence GTGGGTACCGTGATCAAGGTGGTCGTAGCGGATGACGAAGAGAAGGTCTGTCAGCTGATCTGTAACCTGGTGGACTGGCCGGCATTTGATATGCAGATTGTCGGCACAGCTCACAACGGCCTGGAAGCTTTGGAGTTGGTGGAACGCCTTTTGCCGGATCTGATGGTTACCGATATTCGTATGCCCGGCTGCGACGGGCTGGACCTGATCCGCCGTGCAAAACAGCTGTACGACCGGCTGGAATTTATTATTATAAGCGGATACGGACACTTTGAATATGCGCAGACCGCCATTAAATACGGGGTGGGGGAGTATCTGCTCAAGCCTGTAAAGCAGGAGGAACTGGCTTCTTCCCTGAAAAAAATGCAGGATCATTATCGGCGCCGGACCGAGCAGCTTACGCAGGAGGAACAGCTGAAGCTGCGCCTGCAAAGTGACCGGGACAGACTGCGTTCCGGTCTGTTTACTGACCTGTTGCTGAGCAGGAATACGGATCCCCGGGCACTTCAGCTGGAACGGATCAATCAAAATTATCATTATGCATTGCGTCCCGGCTGCTATGAAACAGTGGCTGTCAAGGCGGACGGAAGTTGCGGCAGGCTTACCCCGGAGGCAATTGAGGTACTGGGGGAAAAGGTCCTTCATATCTTACGCACCCTGTTGAGTCCGTTTTGTATGGAATCCGAATTTTACTATCAGGGTACCAGGGCATGGGGTATCCTGAATTATCTTCCGGAAAAACGTCAGACGGTGCGCCGTCAGTTCAAGGCGGCATTGGATGAAATGACAGCACGCATGGATCTGTTTCCCGGACAGTTTTCCATTGGTTTGGGGAAAGTGGTGGAGACCACCGGGGGGCTGGCTCAGTCCATGGACAGTGCCTGCCATGCGCTGGATGAGCGGCTGGTGGAGGGAGTGGGCAAACTGCTGTATGCACCGCCCGAAGACCATCCATTCCTGCGTCATCGTTCTCTTTTGGCGCGTACGGTTCATGAGATGGAGGAAGGACTGGAGATCATGGATCCCCGATCGGTGGTGGACGCAGTCCGCCGGATGGGGGAAAGGCTTTTCAACTGCGGATCAACGACGGGTGGAGATGTTTTGTATCTGGCAAACGAAGTTTGCAGTTCCTATGTTCTGTTTCTTCGGGGCCTTCCCTGTGAATTGCCCGATACCGACGGTTTTGTGAACGATTTTCAGGTCCGTACGGAGGATTGTGCATCGGCCCGTGCTGTCTGGGAGGAACTCTGTACAGCCATCCGGTCTTCCATGGAGGAACTGATCTCCCTCCGACAGCAGGGAAATATCCGGCCGATCCGTATGGCAAGGCAGTACATCCGGGAACATGCCTCCGAACCGCTTACCCTGGAAGAGGTCAGCGGTGTGGCAGGTTTCAATCCCTCCTATTTCAGCACGCTTTTCAAAAAGGAAACCGGACAGAACTTTGTGGAATATTTGTCCCAGGTCCGGATGGACCGGGCAAAGGAACTGCTGAAGGAAAGCAATCTGTCCATCGCAAAAATATGTGAACAGGTCGGCTATGCAGATCTGAAACATTTCACCAAAAATTTCAGGAAGAATACCGGCATCCGACCCAGTGAATTTCGCAAGCTTTATTCCTGA
- a CDS encoding AraC family transcriptional regulator codes for MVDRTMREMRTHGGRDFPIATYDWYGPDISGMVLECHWHDEWEFFAIYEGCTVFSVNGEKKLMKENNVIFVPGNSLHTAVPYRDSKCRYRSIVFSMPFLQGLLDDVVQTKYMEPLCANQMGAGIFLPDSPPPGMWQGDRIYPLFQKTYHTLCNPTGPYELLAKSCLYELLAYVVLSTDAVRRPKHGQGAAGAAQSVKKAIIYMNENLSDPITVPQLAAMANMSTGYFGKSFRQMTSYSPIEYLVNLRLSKASCQLLHTDKQILQIALDVGFNNIGYFNRSFRKKYGCPPNRYRKCMGTQNGMHLSGQII; via the coding sequence ATGGTTGACAGGACGATGCGCGAAATGAGGACTCATGGGGGCAGGGACTTTCCCATAGCCACATATGACTGGTACGGTCCGGATATCAGCGGAATGGTTTTGGAATGCCACTGGCATGACGAATGGGAGTTTTTTGCCATTTATGAGGGATGTACTGTCTTCTCGGTCAACGGGGAAAAGAAGCTGATGAAGGAAAACAATGTGATTTTTGTCCCCGGAAACAGTCTGCATACGGCCGTACCCTACAGGGACAGCAAATGCCGATACCGAAGCATTGTTTTTTCAATGCCTTTTCTTCAGGGACTGCTGGACGATGTTGTGCAGACAAAGTATATGGAGCCGTTATGCGCCAATCAGATGGGAGCCGGGATATTTCTGCCGGACAGTCCTCCGCCGGGGATGTGGCAGGGAGACCGGATTTATCCCTTGTTTCAGAAAACCTATCATACTTTGTGTAATCCGACCGGCCCCTATGAACTCCTCGCAAAGTCCTGTCTGTATGAACTGCTTGCTTATGTGGTGCTTTCAACAGATGCCGTCCGAAGGCCAAAACATGGCCAGGGCGCGGCCGGAGCGGCCCAAAGTGTGAAAAAGGCAATTATCTATATGAATGAAAATCTGTCGGATCCTATCACTGTGCCACAGCTTGCCGCCATGGCAAACATGAGTACGGGATATTTTGGAAAATCGTTCCGGCAGATGACATCTTATTCCCCGATTGAATACCTGGTGAATCTGCGATTGTCCAAAGCTTCCTGTCAGCTGTTGCATACCGATAAACAGATTCTGCAGATCGCCCTGGACGTTGGCTTCAATAACATCGGGTATTTCAATCGTTCCTTCAGGAAAAAGTATGGCTGTCCGCCCAATCGGTATCGAAAATGCATGGGAACCCAAAATGGAATGCATTTGTCAGGGCAAATTATTTGA
- a CDS encoding sugar ABC transporter ATP-binding protein: MDRVTRIVDGVTRLNRFSMHIFQGEIMGMLPMNDQGKDELVLLLQKNLPLHYGFVYLEEKLVNSYQKSPMTENAISVIDRQNRLIDDLTVADNIFVLRRGFKKYWIRPRILQDQLERCTREIGVSIPADALVKDLPVYERCVAELLRAVLAGMKLVVVRDISNILSESDLKHFHKLMHHCTRKGFSFLYICAHHEEAFPFCDRISVMEEGSVVLTMDQPFSSDEAIWYRALDFRRPAVPVSRPVSMPVLCMDRVCTDAIHSLSFSVWPGECVVILDRSNTILGDIMSLMNRESKPKKGNILVNGAPCGPHLRPEPGQELGFIPEDPVHAMLFPGMSVLDNLCISVDQRIPRIWLDPGIRRSIREEYSAYLRSALAEQDVRALSHREQYDLIYYRMHLYHPKAVFCMQPFLGADMYLRHHIITLLEMLRKRRISTILLSVNISDSLSIADRLLIVENGRLIREYARDDFHTLSPQEGYDPHRTR, from the coding sequence ATGGATCGTGTCACACGCATTGTGGACGGGGTAACCCGTCTCAATCGGTTCAGCATGCATATCTTTCAAGGTGAAATCATGGGGATGCTTCCCATGAATGATCAGGGAAAGGACGAGCTGGTGCTTCTTCTGCAGAAAAATCTGCCGCTGCATTACGGATTTGTCTATCTGGAGGAAAAGCTGGTAAACAGTTATCAAAAAAGTCCCATGACCGAAAACGCGATTTCGGTGATTGACCGGCAGAATCGTTTGATTGATGATCTGACGGTGGCGGACAATATTTTTGTTCTGCGCCGGGGGTTCAAAAAATATTGGATCCGCCCGCGGATATTGCAGGATCAGCTGGAACGGTGCACCCGGGAGATTGGAGTATCGATTCCGGCGGATGCGCTGGTAAAAGACCTGCCTGTCTATGAGCGGTGTGTGGCGGAGCTTCTGCGTGCGGTTCTTGCAGGAATGAAGCTGGTGGTGGTGCGTGATATCAGCAACATTTTATCAGAGTCTGATTTGAAACATTTTCATAAACTCATGCATCATTGTACCCGAAAAGGTTTCTCCTTTCTCTATATCTGTGCCCATCATGAAGAAGCCTTTCCCTTCTGCGACCGCATCTCCGTCATGGAGGAAGGAAGTGTCGTTCTTACAATGGATCAGCCGTTTTCCAGCGATGAGGCGATCTGGTACCGTGCACTGGATTTCCGGCGGCCGGCTGTCCCCGTTTCCCGGCCGGTTTCCATGCCGGTTCTTTGCATGGATCGGGTGTGCACCGATGCAATCCATTCCCTGAGTTTTTCTGTCTGGCCGGGGGAATGCGTTGTGATTCTGGATCGGAGCAACACCATTCTGGGTGACATCATGTCTCTTATGAATCGGGAAAGCAAGCCGAAAAAAGGAAACATCCTGGTGAATGGCGCTCCCTGCGGACCACATCTCCGCCCTGAGCCGGGACAGGAACTGGGATTTATCCCGGAGGATCCGGTCCATGCCATGCTTTTTCCGGGAATGAGCGTACTGGATAACCTTTGTATTTCAGTCGATCAGCGCATTCCGCGGATCTGGCTGGATCCTGGAATCCGGCGCAGTATCAGGGAGGAGTATTCGGCGTATCTGCGGTCCGCTCTCGCGGAACAGGATGTTCGTGCATTGTCCCATCGGGAACAGTATGACCTGATATACTACCGGATGCATCTGTATCATCCCAAAGCTGTTTTCTGCATGCAGCCTTTTCTGGGAGCAGATATGTATCTTCGTCATCACATTATCACTCTTCTGGAGATGCTGCGAAAGCGCAGGATATCCACGATACTGCTGTCGGTGAATATATCGGACAGCCTTTCCATAGCCGATCGGCTTCTGATTGTGGAAAATGGCCGTTTGATCCGGGAATATGCCCGGGATGATTTCCATACTCTTAGTCCGCAGGAAGGGTACGATCCTCACCGGACCAGGTAA
- a CDS encoding sensor histidine kinase, whose product MKQKWKFLSERVRWVILLLLGFGAVLLFALAVSCLYLHRMLFFLLPAAALYILLIVLIRKELEHPFQETEKMMELFTEGYTLQGVSSQDHPASAATEAAFDKLKELLSTNDMIHATKRQAQYIALQNQINPHFLYNTLEGIRGEAIAAGLSTVAKMTEALATFFRYTISNLENLVTLEDELGNIENYFLIQQYRFGERLQMQVVCGEEDYAALIRCRIPKLTLQPIVENSIVHGVEQKMGRGNLRIKLEGTEKRLIITVSDNGVGMEKEVLAGLNRQLATKRFQYVNADNGREGGIALVNVNNRIQLLFGEQYGLCVYSTPGVGTDVEITLPRTTRSVKVTG is encoded by the coding sequence ATGAAACAAAAATGGAAGTTTTTATCGGAACGTGTGCGTTGGGTGATCCTTCTTCTTCTTGGGTTTGGAGCTGTCCTGTTGTTTGCCCTGGCAGTCAGCTGTCTTTATCTGCACCGAATGCTGTTTTTCCTGCTGCCTGCTGCAGCTCTGTATATTTTGCTGATTGTTTTGATCCGGAAGGAGCTGGAGCACCCGTTTCAGGAAACCGAAAAAATGATGGAGCTGTTTACGGAAGGGTATACCCTGCAGGGTGTTTCCAGTCAGGATCATCCTGCCAGTGCCGCAACGGAGGCGGCTTTTGACAAGCTTAAGGAGCTTCTGTCCACCAACGACATGATCCATGCGACCAAAAGGCAAGCACAGTACATCGCACTGCAGAATCAGATCAATCCACATTTCCTGTATAACACCCTGGAGGGAATCCGGGGGGAAGCCATTGCCGCCGGATTGAGTACGGTAGCCAAAATGACCGAGGCTCTGGCTACATTTTTCCGCTATACCATTTCCAATCTAGAGAATCTGGTAACCCTGGAAGATGAACTCGGCAATATTGAAAATTACTTTCTCATCCAGCAGTATCGTTTTGGAGAACGGCTGCAAATGCAGGTGGTCTGCGGGGAAGAAGACTATGCTGCGCTGATCCGCTGCCGTATTCCAAAGCTGACGTTACAGCCCATTGTAGAAAATTCCATAGTGCATGGAGTGGAGCAAAAAATGGGCAGGGGAAATTTGCGCATCAAGCTGGAAGGAACCGAAAAGCGCCTGATTATTACCGTATCGGATAACGGAGTGGGCATGGAAAAGGAAGTGCTTGCAGGGTTGAACCGTCAGCTGGCTACAAAACGATTTCAGTATGTGAATGCGGATAACGGCCGTGAAGGCGGCATTGCCCTGGTGAATGTAAATAACCGGATTCAACTGCTGTTTGGGGAACAGTATGGACTTTGCGTTTACAGTACGCCCGGAGTGGGCACGGACGTGGAAATCACTTTGCCGCGTACCACCCGCAGTGTGAAGGTGACGGGATGA
- a CDS encoding ABC transporter permease, with the protein MERTQKRNPLHRISAIRGMGQVITVTIGLVVLCVVFGILNPSFFSGRNVGNLLRQVAPILIIGIGQSFVLITGNIDLSIGSVVGMSCMLSATMMANGVNPWVATFATLACCLMIGIVNGELVARCKLPPFIATLGTMTIARGIAQIANNNYNTDSIGEAAEGFRNFFYYGRFLGLYNTIWIAAVLWLVCNFLLSRTRTGRHIYAIGSNPEAARLSGVNINSTTIKVYLVSAFCSCVVGMIICATSGMGTMDAGNGYEMFAVAASVIGGVSTLGGQGILPGTVIGAFIWGVLQNGLQFAGAPVAIRNIIIGIIVVVSVLLDVVLRGSRPRRIFRKNGPASGVEGKNTPA; encoded by the coding sequence ATGGAAAGAACACAAAAAAGAAATCCCCTGCACAGGATTTCGGCGATACGCGGCATGGGCCAGGTGATCACAGTGACCATAGGCCTTGTGGTACTGTGCGTTGTATTCGGCATTCTCAACCCATCCTTCTTTTCCGGCCGGAATGTGGGAAATTTGCTGCGCCAGGTAGCGCCGATCCTCATTATCGGTATCGGGCAGTCCTTTGTTCTGATTACCGGAAACATTGATCTTTCCATTGGTTCCGTGGTGGGAATGAGTTGCATGCTTTCCGCCACCATGATGGCCAATGGAGTGAATCCCTGGGTAGCCACTTTTGCTACTCTGGCTTGCTGTCTTATGATAGGGATCGTCAATGGGGAGCTGGTTGCCCGCTGTAAGCTGCCGCCTTTCATTGCCACATTGGGAACCATGACCATTGCCCGCGGCATTGCCCAGATTGCCAACAACAATTATAATACCGATTCCATCGGCGAGGCTGCCGAAGGCTTCCGCAATTTCTTTTATTATGGCAGGTTTCTGGGCCTGTACAATACCATCTGGATTGCAGCAGTTCTTTGGCTGGTTTGCAATTTTCTGCTTAGCCGCACGCGGACCGGTCGGCATATTTACGCCATCGGATCCAACCCGGAAGCGGCGAGGCTGTCCGGCGTCAATATCAACAGTACCACCATCAAGGTTTATCTTGTCAGTGCTTTTTGCTCGTGTGTGGTGGGGATGATCATCTGTGCTACCAGTGGCATGGGGACCATGGATGCGGGGAACGGATATGAAATGTTTGCCGTGGCTGCTTCAGTAATCGGCGGTGTCTCCACTCTCGGTGGACAGGGTATTTTACCGGGCACGGTGATTGGCGCATTTATCTGGGGCGTTCTGCAGAATGGTCTGCAGTTTGCAGGTGCCCCGGTTGCCATCCGGAATATTATTATCGGCATCATTGTAGTGGTATCGGTTTTGCTGGATGTTGTCCTGCGCGGCAGCCGGCCCCGCCGCATTTTCAGGAAAAACGGTCCTGCATCCGGAGTGGAAGGAAAAAATACCCCGGCCTGA
- a CDS encoding LacI family DNA-binding transcriptional regulator: protein MATIKDIAKRAGVSISTVSNALNNVPIVKAETRDRILKIAGELNYYPNINARLMKSRTTHNLGLFLPAINSDYFLRLMQAMYPICHQNDYSLLVYISTRHESKAVLSEILSANVDGAAVLNENLTEDDYLELERSSVPFVFLDRAEVTSQQRISSILINNEKGTISGLEYLVHAGHNSIGFLLGNDNYDGNTRYAAYLAGMKKLKIPVDQRFVLNGYFEENAAYNAVRSAVQQYGSTPEAFLCANDKMAIGCIRALKDMCYSVPEQVSVVGFDDIENFPPDIPPLTTVRIPIDQMGQLISKELLRLLNQPDSYGRVMMIDPVLKIRKSTRLRFEGQL from the coding sequence ATGGCAACAATCAAGGACATCGCCAAAAGAGCAGGGGTTTCCATTTCCACTGTTTCCAACGCATTGAACAATGTTCCCATCGTAAAGGCAGAAACCCGGGACCGGATCCTGAAAATTGCCGGCGAATTGAATTATTATCCCAACATCAACGCAAGGCTGATGAAATCCAGGACGACACATAATCTGGGACTGTTTTTACCTGCCATCAACAGCGACTATTTTCTGCGGCTCATGCAGGCCATGTATCCGATTTGCCATCAGAATGACTACTCACTGCTCGTCTACATCAGCACCCGTCACGAAAGCAAGGCAGTTCTCTCAGAGATTCTGTCGGCGAATGTGGATGGGGCAGCCGTGCTCAATGAAAACCTGACAGAAGACGATTATCTGGAACTGGAACGGAGCTCCGTCCCTTTTGTATTCCTGGACCGCGCCGAGGTAACAAGCCAGCAGCGAATTTCCAGTATTCTGATCAACAATGAAAAGGGAACGATAAGTGGGCTCGAATACCTGGTCCATGCCGGGCACAACAGTATTGGATTCCTGCTGGGAAACGACAATTATGACGGCAATACCCGTTACGCAGCTTACCTGGCAGGAATGAAAAAGCTGAAAATTCCGGTGGACCAACGATTTGTGCTAAATGGCTATTTTGAAGAAAACGCCGCATATAATGCAGTACGCAGCGCTGTTCAGCAATATGGCAGTACACCCGAGGCCTTTCTGTGTGCAAACGACAAAATGGCAATCGGCTGTATCCGCGCTTTGAAGGATATGTGCTACTCCGTACCGGAACAGGTAAGCGTGGTTGGATTTGACGATATCGAAAATTTTCCGCCGGATATTCCACCGCTTACCACGGTTCGTATTCCCATTGATCAGATGGGACAGCTGATCTCGAAGGAACTGCTGCGGCTGTTGAATCAACCGGACAGTTATGGGCGTGTCATGATGATCGATCCGGTATTGAAAATCCGTAAGTCCACCCGTTTACGCTTTGAAGGGCAGCTGTGA